The following coding sequences are from one Paenibacillus tundrae window:
- a CDS encoding DUF47 domain-containing protein — translation MKLKKKKDIFFETLENMADTVVQAADYFSQHVSNLQDVTLFANEMKKYESKCDDYVHTIITELNKTFITPIERDDIMELTTTLDDVLDGIEATASRFYMYQLTDPDEYIVQFADILRQSAYEIQKAIHLLSQKKLLAIREYTIRLNDLENQGDEVLRMCIKNLFATVSDPIELIKRKEIYERLETTTDACEHVANVLESIIMRNS, via the coding sequence ATGAAGCTTAAGAAGAAGAAGGATATATTTTTTGAAACACTGGAGAACATGGCAGATACGGTTGTTCAAGCGGCAGATTATTTCTCCCAGCATGTTTCCAACCTTCAGGATGTGACTCTTTTTGCCAATGAAATGAAGAAGTACGAGTCGAAATGTGATGATTACGTGCATACGATCATTACAGAACTCAACAAAACATTTATCACGCCGATCGAACGCGATGATATTATGGAGCTGACAACAACTCTTGATGACGTATTGGACGGAATCGAAGCAACGGCTTCCCGTTTCTATATGTACCAACTGACGGATCCAGACGAGTATATCGTTCAATTCGCTGACATTTTGCGCCAATCGGCTTACGAAATTCAGAAGGCAATTCATCTGCTGTCACAGAAAAAATTGCTCGCTATCCGTGAGTACACCATTCGTTTGAATGATCTGGAAAACCAGGGCGACGAAGTACTGCGCATGTGTATCAAAAATCTCTTCGCTACCGTGTCAGATCCAATTGAACTGATCAAGCGCAAAGAAATTTATGAGCGTCTTGAGACGACGACGGATGCTTGTGAACATGTAGCGAACGT